Part of the Sinorhizobium terangae genome is shown below.
CCGGACCAAGCTTCGTCGGGATGCGGACATAAACCGGGGCATAGACATCGACGGCCTCGGCCCTTGCGAACCAGACCTCCATCGTCTCCAGCCGGCGCAGATATTCGACGTCCTCGCGCCCCTTCCTGTATCCCGCTCTTGGAACGAAGCGGACACCACAGACGATGACTTCGCCCTCGAATCCTCTGGTCTTGAAGCTTCGGGTCCCCTTGGGCGAGAGCTTGATGTCGAGCCGCGATTCGCCATCGAAGATCGGCAGCGTGTTGGGGCAAACCCTGTTTTTCCCCGGAATGATCAGCCCGGAAAGCGGGTCCAGTACGTTGCGCATGTCGCGGCTCGTCACCGGCACCCAGTTCTTCGGAAGCGGGTTGCGTTTCGGGGTCATGCTCGCGCGTACGACATTGCCGTTCCGGAAGGTCACGCTGATTGCGCGCGATTTCCTGCCGCTGCGATAGGACATGGAATATTGCGAGGCGCGCAGATGATCATTCGCGATCACACCGGAAACGCGCGTCTGGCCGGACGTGCGGCTGATGATGTCGACGAGTCCGGCGGAATTCAGCGTGCCGGAAATCGTGTAGCGATTCTTTACGAGTTCTGTATGGAAAGTGGCGCGCGCCAGGGGTAAGCCGGCAAGCGAAATGCTGTAATCCGTTTGATGTGCGATATCTGCAGCTACCGATGTTGTGGAAAACATCGTGGCAGCCAGCAATGCTGATGCCCGGAAG
Proteins encoded:
- a CDS encoding DUF3108 domain-containing protein; this encodes MNRRNGFRASALLAATMFSTTSVAADIAHQTDYSISLAGLPLARATFHTELVKNRYTISGTLNSAGLVDIISRTSGQTRVSGVIANDHLRASQYSMSYRSGRKSRAISVTFRNGNVVRASMTPKRNPLPKNWVPVTSRDMRNVLDPLSGLIIPGKNRVCPNTLPIFDGESRLDIKLSPKGTRSFKTRGFEGEVIVCGVRFVPRAGYRKGREDVEYLRRLETMEVWFARAEAVDVYAPVYVRIPTKLGPVTVSATRFGG